A stretch of DNA from Asticcacaulis sp.:
CTTTTCTTGAGCTTGTAGGCCCGTTCACCCTTTAATACGACAGTCGCACACGAGGTTTCAATGACTTCGTCGGCGCCTTCACGGAGATAATCGAGAGCCTGACTTAACGACACAAACCACTTCCCTCTGATCTATAATCGCCAAACCGGCTAAGCCGCTTTTGTCGTTCTGGCAAGCAGATTAGCCTTGACCTCCATAGCCTTGCCTACCAGATGTCAGTCATGACGACGCCCGCCTCCCTGCCCGCCGATGTTAAGGCCATCATCTTCGATTGCGACGGCACCCTGGCCGATACCTTCGGCGCCCATTTCCGTGCTTTTCGTGACATTCTGGCGGACTATCAGGTCACTTTCGAGACGGAATTTTATCACGCCCGCCTGGGTCTGTCGCGCTATGAGTTGCTGGAGGAACTGAAGCAGGCGCAGGGCAAGCCCTTTGATGAACAGGTCGTCGCCAAGCGTAACACTGCGGCATTTCTGACGCATCTGCCAGCCATTCGGCCAATACCCTACACGCGCGACGTTCTCCGCAGCCAATATGGACGGCTCAAGCTGGGTGTCGCCTCCGGAGGGCAGCGGCCCATTGTCGAAGCCACACTTAAAGCCATCGGCGTGGTCGATATGCTCGACACCATCGTGACCATCGAGGATACTGGTATGGGCAAGCCAGCCCCCGATCTTTACCTGTTGGCAGCGGAACGATTGAACGTCGCCCCCCGTTTCGTTCTGGCTTACGAAGACAGTGACGAAGGCATGGAAGC
This window harbors:
- a CDS encoding HAD family phosphatase, whose product is MTTPASLPADVKAIIFDCDGTLADTFGAHFRAFRDILADYQVTFETEFYHARLGLSRYELLEELKQAQGKPFDEQVVAKRNTAAFLTHLPAIRPIPYTRDVLRSQYGRLKLGVASGGQRPIVEATLKAIGVVDMLDTIVTIEDTGMGKPAPDLYLLAAERLNVAPRFVLAYEDSDEGMEAAERAGMRVIDIRPFYRTDPARW